One genomic segment of Desulfovibrio oxyclinae DSM 11498 includes these proteins:
- a CDS encoding methyl-accepting chemotaxis protein: MWRELSIRVRILILLGLLIASTLIACGAFWYGLEQLSEKGTQEARKAMMSGYERTLKFSVQSVATKVADAVTQAKANGAPLDVAVQKELKNIRFGENGYYFAYDTSGVNVAHPLRPEYQGESRIGNKDKKGNQYIRELIGKARDGGGFVTYWFFKPGEDQPSPKLAYAEMIPGTDFWVATGIYVDDIDKRSLAIRDDFENFTGTMVLWIGLGVLALLAFVIIPMALFIAGTITKPLSRCVETAEIISEGDLTVSLHDNRRDELGQLSRALDNMLERLREVVSNVQQGSDSVASGGEELSSASQSLAQGATEQAASVEEVSSSMEQMSANISQNAENAKQTESMSRQAAQDAEKGGKAVAETVSSMREIAEKIGIVEDIARQTNLLALNAAIEAARAGEHGKGFAVVAAEVRKLAERSGEAAGEISELSASSMKVAEEAGGMLSKMVPDIRQTAELMMQISRATTEQETGASEISRALQGLDTVVQQNASVSEEVASTSETLSAQSEQLQQTVSFFKLGNSGPVVVSSRDSGKPRAPKTGAGKTKEKKAAASLPSGGKDLDMGGDEEFERF; this comes from the coding sequence ATGTGGAGAGAGCTTAGCATCAGGGTTCGCATTCTGATTCTGCTGGGGCTCCTGATCGCGTCCACGCTGATAGCTTGTGGCGCGTTCTGGTACGGTCTGGAGCAGCTGTCCGAAAAGGGCACGCAGGAAGCTCGAAAGGCCATGATGAGCGGGTATGAGAGGACGCTCAAATTCTCGGTGCAGTCCGTGGCCACCAAGGTGGCGGATGCCGTGACACAGGCAAAGGCCAACGGAGCGCCGCTGGACGTGGCTGTTCAGAAGGAGCTCAAGAACATCCGCTTCGGCGAGAACGGGTACTATTTCGCATACGATACTTCCGGTGTGAACGTGGCACATCCGCTGCGTCCAGAATATCAGGGTGAAAGCCGGATTGGCAACAAGGACAAGAAGGGAAACCAGTATATCAGGGAGTTGATCGGAAAGGCTCGCGACGGGGGCGGTTTCGTCACCTACTGGTTCTTCAAACCCGGCGAGGACCAGCCTTCCCCAAAGCTTGCTTATGCCGAAATGATCCCCGGAACCGATTTCTGGGTCGCCACGGGGATTTACGTGGACGACATAGATAAGCGCAGTCTCGCCATTCGCGATGACTTCGAGAATTTTACCGGCACCATGGTGCTCTGGATAGGACTTGGCGTGCTGGCTCTGCTTGCCTTCGTGATCATCCCGATGGCGCTTTTCATTGCGGGGACCATCACCAAGCCTCTTTCTCGATGTGTGGAGACCGCTGAAATCATATCCGAAGGGGATCTCACCGTATCGCTGCACGATAATCGCCGCGACGAACTTGGACAGCTTTCCCGAGCCCTTGACAACATGCTGGAGAGGCTGCGTGAAGTGGTTTCGAACGTTCAGCAGGGCAGTGACAGCGTCGCCTCCGGCGGAGAGGAACTTTCCTCTGCGTCCCAGAGCCTTGCCCAGGGCGCTACGGAGCAGGCGGCATCGGTGGAAGAAGTCTCATCCAGCATGGAGCAGATGAGCGCCAATATCTCGCAAAACGCCGAAAACGCCAAACAGACCGAGTCCATGTCCAGGCAGGCAGCTCAGGATGCGGAGAAGGGCGGCAAGGCGGTTGCCGAAACCGTTTCGTCCATGCGCGAGATCGCGGAGAAAATCGGCATCGTGGAAGACATCGCACGACAGACCAACCTGCTGGCGCTCAATGCGGCCATCGAGGCGGCTCGTGCAGGTGAACACGGAAAGGGATTCGCCGTGGTCGCGGCCGAGGTCCGGAAACTGGCGGAACGAAGCGGTGAGGCTGCTGGTGAAATCAGTGAACTTTCGGCAAGCAGCATGAAGGTCGCCGAGGAGGCGGGCGGAATGCTCTCCAAGATGGTTCCCGACATCCGGCAGACCGCCGAACTCATGATGCAGATATCCCGAGCCACCACGGAACAGGAGACCGGAGCTTCCGAGATCAGCCGCGCCCTGCAGGGGCTCGATACCGTTGTACAGCAGAATGCTTCGGTTTCCGAAGAGGTTGCCTCAACGTCCGAAACGCTCTCGGCCCAGTCTGAACAGTTGCAGCAGACCGTGAGCTTCTTCAAGCTCGGCAATTCCGGGCCGGTGGTGGTTTCTTCAAGAGATTCCGGGAAGCCGCGAGCGCCGAAAACTGGTGCCGGCAAGACAAAGGAGAAGAAGGCTGCGGCCAGTCTGCCATCCGGCGGCAAGGACCTTGATATGGGCGGTGACGAGGAGTTCGAACGCTTCTAA
- a CDS encoding chemotaxis protein CheW, protein MNDEVLKDINQFLTFTLGKEIFALDIGTVREVLELTSITKIPRTPVFMRGVINLRGHAVPVVDMRQKMGMSKGEDTVDTCIIIVEIEFDGELTVMGALVDSVREVFEMAPDTIEPAPKMGAAVNAEYIKGMGRQDGQFIIILDINKIFSAEELAMAREMAGEKSDDQEEAA, encoded by the coding sequence ATGAACGACGAAGTGCTCAAGGATATCAATCAATTCCTGACATTTACGCTGGGTAAGGAAATCTTTGCCCTTGATATCGGTACTGTCCGCGAGGTCCTTGAGCTGACCTCCATCACCAAGATTCCGCGTACGCCCGTATTCATGCGTGGCGTTATAAATCTTCGCGGCCACGCGGTGCCGGTGGTGGACATGCGCCAGAAAATGGGCATGTCCAAGGGTGAGGATACGGTCGATACCTGCATTATCATTGTGGAAATCGAGTTCGATGGTGAGTTGACCGTCATGGGTGCGCTGGTGGATTCCGTGCGCGAAGTTTTCGAAATGGCTCCGGACACCATTGAGCCTGCGCCGAAGATGGGTGCTGCGGTGAACGCAGAATACATCAAGGGCATGGGCCGTCAGGATGGCCAGTTCATCATCATTCTGGATATCAATAAGATATTCAGTGCTGAAGAACTCGCCATGGCTCGAGAAATGGCGGGCGAAAAGTCCGACGATCAGGAAGAGGCTGCATAA
- a CDS encoding glycosyltransferase family 4 protein encodes MREKSICFFNGNKPWGGGEKWNHEYAKLLRDHGYRVYAVCNVPSQLGDRLEQEHDVEVMRIRLGNLSFLNPIIRKKLKSFFKKSRIDTVVTALPSDLKTGGIAAKKAGVREVVFRRGIALPTRDTALNRYLFRNVITKLICNSEETRRQVLSANPALLPHERTHILYNGFDVAAFDNLPDTPLVERMGDEIVIGNAARLTAQKGQDLLIEAAAILRERGRNIRVLIAGTGELEEELKAKAIEAGVADVVEFLGFTDDIKGFNRSLDIFALPSLWEGFGYAMVEAMTARLPVVAFDANSMPEVVANGKTGLLAAPGDATSLADKLDILITNATLRQELGEAGRQRVIEKFELHRTFAQFERILDA; translated from the coding sequence ATGCGAGAGAAAAGCATCTGCTTCTTCAACGGCAACAAGCCGTGGGGAGGCGGAGAAAAATGGAATCACGAGTACGCCAAACTTTTGCGCGACCACGGCTACCGCGTGTACGCCGTTTGCAACGTGCCAAGCCAGCTCGGCGACCGACTGGAGCAGGAGCATGACGTCGAGGTGATGCGGATACGGCTTGGCAACCTCAGCTTCCTGAATCCCATAATCCGAAAAAAGTTAAAGTCATTCTTTAAGAAAAGCCGAATCGACACGGTGGTGACCGCTCTGCCTTCCGACCTCAAAACAGGCGGAATTGCAGCCAAAAAAGCTGGCGTACGCGAGGTTGTCTTTCGACGCGGCATCGCCCTGCCTACGCGGGACACCGCTTTGAACCGTTACCTCTTCCGCAACGTGATAACCAAGCTCATCTGCAATTCGGAAGAAACGCGACGGCAGGTGCTCTCCGCAAACCCGGCCCTCTTGCCGCACGAACGGACCCATATCCTTTATAACGGCTTTGACGTGGCCGCCTTCGACAACCTGCCGGACACACCGTTGGTAGAACGAATGGGCGATGAAATCGTCATCGGAAACGCGGCCCGGCTCACCGCGCAGAAAGGACAGGACCTACTCATTGAGGCAGCCGCCATACTCAGAGAACGCGGCAGGAATATCCGCGTCCTCATCGCCGGAACCGGCGAACTGGAAGAGGAACTCAAGGCCAAGGCCATTGAAGCCGGAGTCGCTGATGTGGTGGAGTTCCTGGGCTTCACAGATGACATCAAGGGCTTCAACCGCTCCCTCGACATTTTCGCCCTGCCCTCTCTCTGGGAAGGATTCGGCTACGCCATGGTGGAAGCCATGACCGCCCGATTGCCCGTGGTGGCCTTTGACGCCAATTCCATGCCCGAAGTGGTGGCCAACGGCAAAACCGGTCTGCTCGCAGCGCCCGGAGATGCAACCTCCCTGGCCGACAAGCTGGACATTCTCATTACAAATGCAACGCTCAGGCAAGAGCTCGGAGAGGCCGGACGTCAACGGGTCATCGAAAAATTCGAGCTGCACAGGACCTTTGCACAGTTTGAACGCATTCTGGATGCCTGA
- a CDS encoding aldo/keto reductase, whose amino-acid sequence MILDFEKTKEERFSMLYHNIPGTDLEVSRIALGTWAIGGWMWGGTDEKQSIETVHAALDKGVNLVDTAPVYGFGTSEEIVGKALQEYSSSDKVHLSTKVCLDWTEDHKVYRNGSRDRIMYEIEQSLKRLRTDSIDIYYVHWPDPTRPITETASAMRELLDQGVIKAVGVSNYTPDQMEEFRKECPLHLCQPPYNIFEQGIDADIKPYCERNDISLMTYGALCRGLLTGKMKKDTSFDGDDLRKMDPKFSEPRFSQYLKAVDKLQKLSESKFDKSILAFAVRWIFEKGVPISIWGGRKPSQMDPIDEIVDWSMDGAVLSEVQSILNECIEAPVGPEFMAPPTGLQK is encoded by the coding sequence ATGATATTGGATTTTGAAAAAACCAAAGAAGAGAGGTTTTCAATGCTGTATCACAACATACCCGGAACCGACCTGGAAGTGTCTCGAATCGCTCTTGGAACCTGGGCAATCGGAGGATGGATGTGGGGCGGAACCGATGAGAAACAGTCCATCGAAACCGTTCACGCCGCTCTGGATAAGGGGGTCAACCTCGTGGATACGGCCCCGGTATACGGCTTCGGAACCTCGGAGGAGATCGTCGGGAAAGCCCTTCAGGAATACTCCAGTTCGGACAAGGTGCATCTTTCCACCAAGGTCTGCCTTGACTGGACCGAGGACCACAAGGTCTATCGCAATGGCTCCAGAGACAGGATCATGTACGAGATAGAGCAGTCCCTGAAGCGGTTGCGGACGGATTCGATCGACATCTATTACGTGCACTGGCCCGATCCCACACGGCCAATAACCGAAACCGCATCGGCAATGCGAGAGCTGCTTGATCAGGGCGTGATCAAGGCCGTTGGCGTCAGCAACTACACTCCGGATCAGATGGAGGAATTTCGTAAGGAATGCCCGTTGCATCTCTGTCAGCCCCCTTACAATATCTTCGAGCAGGGCATTGATGCGGACATCAAACCGTATTGTGAGCGTAACGACATCTCGCTCATGACATACGGCGCGCTTTGCCGTGGTCTGCTCACCGGCAAGATGAAAAAGGACACCAGCTTTGATGGCGACGACCTTCGCAAGATGGACCCGAAGTTCAGCGAACCCCGTTTCAGTCAGTACCTGAAGGCCGTGGACAAGTTGCAAAAGCTGTCCGAATCCAAGTTTGACAAATCCATTCTTGCCTTTGCGGTCCGCTGGATCTTTGAAAAGGGTGTTCCCATATCCATATGGGGCGGTCGCAAACCAAGCCAGATGGACCCCATCGACGAGATCGTGGACTGGTCCATGGACGGCGCGGTGCTCTCCGAAGTCCAGTCCATTCTCAATGAGTGTATCGAAGCCCCTGTCGGCCCCGAATTCATGGCTCCGCCGACTGGCTTGCAGAAGTAG
- a CDS encoding PEGA domain-containing protein, whose translation MKRFPALLLVVVSLMFAGCQAEVFKQNIPVSTNPLGAQILVDGKPAGQTPANVELTRNSDHILTLTKQGYRQEDVTIKRQYQADSTMLNAVNQGVQDGKFFDDAFMGVNSGVGAIEDQKSSGEAYVLTPSTVKVQLTPVGGIAHSGSSHGASHAATPSSEQTDALSVMSEFDHEVLDRVLESGKSGQSRSWKSPQNHWHFKVVPQPAKMMSGTPVRKFSVVATKDGKHLTAVYPAYRENSNDWRIGYPHQVTGAPKTAPVDGKKATFDALKAAAAGMGDIGGSKKVGGSSHSKESFGKDGSYSKTTTKSSTSVGASINPEGAVDLLEKLTEGE comes from the coding sequence ATGAAGAGATTTCCAGCACTTTTGCTTGTCGTTGTGTCCCTGATGTTTGCCGGATGTCAGGCCGAAGTTTTCAAACAGAATATCCCCGTCAGCACCAACCCTTTGGGTGCGCAAATCCTTGTGGATGGAAAGCCTGCAGGGCAGACTCCTGCCAATGTGGAGCTTACCCGCAACAGCGATCACATCCTCACGCTTACCAAACAGGGCTATCGTCAGGAGGACGTAACCATCAAGCGCCAGTATCAGGCTGACAGCACCATGCTCAATGCCGTGAATCAGGGCGTGCAGGACGGCAAGTTCTTTGACGACGCTTTCATGGGCGTCAACTCCGGCGTCGGCGCCATCGAGGATCAGAAATCCAGTGGCGAGGCGTATGTGCTCACACCCTCTACCGTCAAAGTGCAACTGACCCCGGTCGGGGGCATTGCGCATTCCGGCTCTTCCCATGGCGCGTCCCATGCCGCAACACCTTCGTCCGAACAGACCGATGCCCTGAGCGTCATGTCCGAATTCGATCACGAGGTGCTTGACCGGGTGCTGGAAAGCGGTAAATCCGGACAGAGCAGAAGCTGGAAAAGCCCCCAGAACCACTGGCACTTCAAGGTGGTTCCGCAGCCTGCCAAGATGATGAGCGGCACCCCGGTGCGCAAGTTCTCCGTTGTGGCAACCAAGGACGGAAAGCATCTTACGGCCGTGTATCCCGCATACCGCGAAAACTCCAACGACTGGCGCATCGGATACCCGCATCAGGTGACCGGCGCGCCCAAGACCGCCCCTGTTGACGGCAAAAAGGCCACTTTCGACGCGCTCAAGGCGGCGGCCGCCGGCATGGGCGACATCGGCGGCAGCAAGAAGGTCGGCGGATCCTCCCACAGCAAGGAATCCTTCGGCAAGGACGGCTCCTACTCCAAGACAACCACCAAGAGTTCCACTTCCGTTGGCGCCTCCATCAATCCCGAGGGCGCAGTGGACCTGCTGGAAAAGCTCACCGAAGGAGAATAA
- a CDS encoding metal-dependent hydrolase produces the protein MPGYKGHLAGGIFVGGMCATGAVMFGLLHMNPLLIAGLMGFCLMGALFPDTDTESKGQNLFYLIFAAVDLGLILKKYYIWASWLGFLAMLPPIGSHRGWTHTWWAMIVVPLPIILIPVMLFDPPDITPFLQFYSAFTVGYFSHLLLDGEFR, from the coding sequence ATGCCCGGATACAAAGGACATCTCGCCGGAGGAATCTTCGTGGGCGGCATGTGCGCCACCGGGGCCGTCATGTTCGGCCTGCTGCACATGAACCCACTACTCATTGCAGGGCTTATGGGCTTTTGTCTTATGGGGGCACTTTTTCCCGACACAGACACCGAGTCGAAAGGCCAAAACCTGTTCTACCTGATCTTCGCGGCCGTGGACCTCGGTCTGATCCTGAAGAAATACTACATATGGGCCTCATGGCTGGGATTTCTTGCCATGCTGCCTCCCATCGGGTCACATAGAGGCTGGACACACACCTGGTGGGCCATGATCGTCGTTCCGTTGCCCATCATTCTGATTCCGGTCATGCTCTTCGACCCGCCGGACATCACACCTTTCTTGCAATTCTACAGCGCATTCACGGTCGGATACTTCTCGCACCTGCTTCTGGATGGAGAATTTCGGTAA
- a CDS encoding ABC transporter ATP-binding protein, which translates to MLKIEDLHVNIGDKEVLKGLNLEIQEGETFILFGPNGSGKTSLLMTLMGFAGYTVTKGKITFRGEDITHAPTYERARLGVGMSFQRPPTIHGLRTRHLVQMCGQGDEVDVETLSRKVNFEQFLDRDINAGFSGGEIKRSELLQLMAQRPNLVLFDEPESGVDLENMQLIGKVCRQLLDGRIDASPHQSLKEIKEQSKTSGLIITHTGYILDYVNADRGQVLYNGHLCCEARPRDILEHIRTYGYQECVRCLK; encoded by the coding sequence ATGCTCAAGATAGAAGATCTTCACGTAAATATCGGCGATAAAGAGGTTCTCAAGGGCCTTAATCTGGAGATTCAGGAAGGAGAGACCTTCATCCTGTTCGGGCCCAACGGCTCAGGAAAAACCTCCCTGCTCATGACCCTCATGGGCTTTGCCGGATACACCGTCACCAAAGGCAAAATCACTTTCAGAGGCGAGGACATCACCCACGCCCCCACCTACGAACGCGCCCGGCTCGGCGTCGGCATGTCGTTCCAGCGTCCGCCGACCATTCACGGCCTGCGCACCCGGCATCTGGTACAGATGTGCGGACAGGGCGATGAAGTGGACGTGGAAACCCTCTCCAGAAAAGTCAACTTCGAGCAGTTTCTGGACCGCGACATCAACGCCGGCTTCTCCGGCGGCGAAATCAAACGCTCCGAGTTGCTTCAGCTGATGGCCCAGCGCCCCAACCTCGTGCTCTTCGACGAGCCCGAGTCCGGCGTGGACCTCGAAAACATGCAGCTCATCGGCAAGGTCTGCCGCCAGTTGCTGGACGGACGCATCGACGCCAGCCCGCACCAGTCGCTGAAGGAGATCAAGGAACAGTCGAAGACCTCCGGTCTGATCATCACCCACACCGGCTACATCCTCGACTACGTCAACGCGGACCGCGGACAGGTGCTCTACAACGGACACCTCTGCTGCGAGGCGCGCCCCCGCGACATTCTGGAGCACATCCGCACCTACGGATACCAGGAATGCGTCCGCTGCCTCAAATAA
- a CDS encoding nitroreductase family protein, which yields MDFDLILKNRRAINHFDPERDVDDETLKTILEQAVKAPSSYNLQPWKLVVFRDPEKKAALRKLAFDQPKVTDAPVILMFLADRSGWRPENTTMRNVFEDNVKSGKMASDQREWFAGVTQALYGRDDEAMQAFANKNAGLFAMSVMYTASHYGLHTHPMDGFDHDGVKKEFDIPENYWIPMLMAVGHLKPGITIHPKAWRQSYEDMVLKEY from the coding sequence ATGGATTTCGATTTAATCCTGAAAAACAGGCGAGCCATCAACCATTTCGATCCGGAAAGGGATGTTGATGACGAGACGCTGAAAACCATTCTGGAGCAGGCGGTCAAAGCGCCATCAAGCTACAACCTGCAACCTTGGAAGCTCGTTGTTTTCCGTGACCCCGAAAAGAAAGCCGCGCTCAGAAAGCTGGCCTTTGATCAGCCCAAGGTGACGGATGCGCCGGTCATACTTATGTTCCTGGCCGACAGAAGCGGCTGGAGGCCGGAGAATACGACCATGCGCAACGTTTTCGAGGACAACGTCAAATCGGGAAAGATGGCTTCGGATCAGCGGGAATGGTTCGCCGGGGTGACTCAGGCTCTCTACGGACGTGACGATGAGGCCATGCAGGCATTCGCCAACAAGAACGCCGGCCTTTTCGCCATGTCCGTCATGTACACGGCCAGCCATTACGGCCTTCACACCCATCCCATGGACGGCTTTGACCACGACGGAGTGAAAAAAGAATTCGACATTCCCGAGAACTACTGGATTCCCATGCTCATGGCCGTCGGGCATCTCAAGCCGGGCATCACCATTCATCCCAAGGCATGGCGTCAGTCCTATGAAGACATGGTCTTGAAGGAATACTGA
- a CDS encoding Smr/MutS family protein, which produces MGKKKNRVGSLDELGKMKIGPEKPKDYASELLEKGKKKRQKNYAEETEVVEEEQQPDEADLFFNAMQGVDTLDGKGREIAPAKQPVKKPVSKDPEKQALDDFLKGNIEFELENTEEYMHGYVRGLDSKIFQQLKAGSLSREAHLDLHGMNSEQAYDSLLFFVRESYLQGKRCVLIVTGRGRNSPGGMSIIKQETLGWLTREPLRRIVLAFCTALPRDGGGGAMYVLLRKQKKLKGKVQWDKQMNWDF; this is translated from the coding sequence ATGGGAAAGAAAAAGAATCGCGTCGGGTCGCTTGATGAACTCGGCAAGATGAAGATAGGGCCGGAAAAGCCCAAGGATTACGCATCCGAACTGCTCGAAAAGGGCAAGAAGAAGCGGCAGAAGAACTATGCCGAGGAGACCGAAGTGGTGGAGGAGGAACAGCAGCCGGACGAAGCGGATCTGTTCTTCAATGCCATGCAGGGTGTGGATACGCTGGACGGCAAGGGCCGCGAAATAGCCCCTGCCAAGCAGCCGGTGAAGAAACCCGTATCCAAGGATCCGGAAAAGCAGGCGCTGGATGATTTTCTCAAGGGTAACATAGAGTTTGAACTGGAGAACACCGAGGAATACATGCACGGTTACGTGCGTGGGCTGGACAGCAAGATTTTTCAGCAGCTCAAGGCCGGAAGCCTCAGCCGGGAGGCGCATCTGGACCTGCATGGAATGAACTCGGAGCAGGCGTACGACTCCCTGCTGTTCTTCGTTCGTGAAAGCTACCTGCAGGGCAAGCGGTGTGTTCTCATCGTTACCGGAAGAGGGCGCAATTCGCCCGGCGGCATGAGCATCATCAAACAGGAAACGCTGGGATGGCTGACCCGCGAACCGCTTCGGCGCATCGTGCTGGCCTTCTGTACGGCTCTGCCCCGCGACGGTGGCGGCGGTGCCATGTACGTGCTGCTGCGCAAGCAGAAAAAGCTCAAGGGCAAGGTCCAGTGGGACAAACAGATGAATTGGGATTTTTGA
- a CDS encoding SufB/SufD family protein, which produces MSDKFKLTDYKFKGYDRDKIEDLSTLDAQDKETLIMSGVDVDDANRSGSFLQMDHSNVHCKSTDPGVEILDIKDAIEKYDGLPEYRWQLVDKDKDEYTRNTYENTHGGYFIRTKPGAKVEKPVQSCLFLKADQVGQNVHNIVVVEENSELHIITGCSVAHDTTSGAHFGISEFYVKKGGKLTFTMVHNWGSNVAVRPRSAGVVEEGGVLLNNYILMKPVKDLQMYPSITLKGEGARARFNSVVVAPEGSHLDMGNRVVMDAPDTRCEIIARTISTGGTIINRGHIGANHVPSRGHLECQGLILGEGRIWAIPELDGTLEGVELSHEASVGKIAQEEIEYLMARGLDEDEATSTIVRGFLNTDVMGLPAKLQKEIDRQIDELQKHGAM; this is translated from the coding sequence ATGAGCGATAAATTCAAACTTACCGACTACAAGTTCAAAGGCTACGATCGCGACAAGATCGAAGACCTGAGCACCCTCGACGCACAGGACAAGGAAACCCTGATCATGTCCGGCGTTGACGTGGATGATGCCAACAGAAGCGGCTCATTCCTGCAGATGGACCACTCCAATGTCCACTGCAAGTCCACCGACCCCGGCGTCGAGATCCTCGACATCAAGGACGCCATCGAGAAATACGACGGCCTGCCCGAATACCGCTGGCAGCTCGTGGACAAGGACAAGGACGAATACACCCGCAACACCTATGAAAACACCCATGGTGGATACTTCATCCGCACCAAGCCGGGTGCCAAGGTGGAAAAGCCGGTGCAATCCTGCCTCTTCCTCAAGGCCGATCAGGTCGGCCAGAACGTCCACAACATCGTGGTCGTCGAGGAAAACTCCGAGCTGCACATCATCACAGGCTGCTCCGTGGCCCATGACACCACCAGCGGCGCACACTTCGGCATCTCCGAATTCTACGTGAAGAAGGGCGGCAAGCTCACCTTCACCATGGTGCACAACTGGGGCAGCAACGTGGCTGTCCGCCCCCGCTCCGCCGGCGTTGTCGAAGAAGGCGGCGTGTTGCTGAACAACTACATCCTCATGAAGCCGGTCAAAGACCTGCAGATGTACCCCAGCATCACCCTCAAAGGCGAAGGCGCACGCGCACGCTTCAACTCGGTCGTGGTCGCCCCCGAAGGCTCGCACCTCGACATGGGCAACCGCGTGGTCATGGACGCCCCCGACACCCGCTGCGAAATCATCGCACGCACCATCTCCACAGGCGGCACCATCATCAACCGCGGCCATATCGGCGCCAACCACGTGCCCTCCAGAGGCCATCTCGAATGTCAGGGTCTCATCCTCGGAGAAGGACGCATCTGGGCCATCCCCGAACTCGACGGCACCCTTGAAGGCGTGGAACTCTCCCACGAAGCCTCGGTCGGCAAAATCGCCCAGGAAGAAATCGAATACCTCATGGCCAGAGGCCTTGACGAAGACGAAGCCACCTCCACCATCGTGCGCGGCTTCCTCAACACCGACGTCATGGGCCTGCCCGCAAAGCTCCAGAAGGAAATCGACAGACAGATCGACGAACTTCAGAAGCACGGCGCCATGTAG